A DNA window from Nitratidesulfovibrio sp. contains the following coding sequences:
- a CDS encoding amino acid ABC transporter permease: MQWDVVWRNFDYLLVGSWPQGPLGGLAMSVLLSIGGIFGAFWLGLGFGLLRLSERWWLRLPAIIYVEIIRGIPLLMLIFWFYFLAPIVLGHTLPEAESALVAFIVFTGAYIAEIVRAGVLALPHGQMEAARGTGLSKSQAMIHVILPQALRNMIPSFVNQFVSLTKDTSLAYIIGVSELTRTATQINNRELTAPAELFFTIAVLYFIVCWTLTAASRRMERQMARYQAR, from the coding sequence GTGCAGTGGGACGTCGTCTGGAGAAATTTCGATTACCTGCTCGTGGGTTCGTGGCCGCAAGGACCGTTGGGCGGCCTTGCCATGAGCGTGCTGCTGTCCATTGGCGGCATCTTCGGGGCGTTCTGGCTGGGCCTTGGCTTCGGCCTGCTGCGCCTGTCCGAGCGCTGGTGGCTGCGCCTGCCCGCCATCATCTACGTAGAGATCATCCGCGGCATCCCGTTGCTGATGCTGATCTTCTGGTTCTATTTCCTGGCGCCCATCGTGCTCGGGCACACCCTGCCCGAGGCGGAAAGCGCCCTTGTGGCCTTCATCGTGTTCACCGGCGCCTACATCGCCGAAATCGTGCGCGCCGGGGTGCTGGCCCTGCCGCACGGGCAGATGGAGGCCGCGCGCGGCACCGGGCTTTCCAAGTCGCAGGCCATGATCCACGTCATCCTGCCGCAGGCCCTGCGCAACATGATTCCCTCGTTCGTGAACCAGTTTGTCAGCTTGACCAAGGACACCTCGCTCGCCTACATCATCGGCGTTTCCGAACTCACCCGCACGGCTACCCAGATCAACAACCGCGAGCTGACCGCTCCGGCCGAACTCTTCTTCACCATCGCCGTGCTGTACTTCATCGTCTGCTGGACCCTGACCGCCGCAAGCCGACGGATGGAACGGCAGATGGCCCGATACCAGGCAAGGTAA
- a CDS encoding 50S ribosomal protein L11 methyltransferase, translating to MSDLIRISIVIAADCPEDLETVDAVLALAVPFGWEEESLPDGSVRLRVHTDNPAFCEQLLATLRAELPRAEVTRDSVPDTDWTLAWRDFFTPVACGTHFMVIAPWMVDTTDLQGRIPIVIEPKTAFGTGHHPTTALCLGSVSELAASGRLRAGLRFLDLGTGSGILAIGCAKLGLAGVATDIDMLAVENAEENRVINAVAPAIDVRLGSTDAAQGERYDVILANILAQPLKDLAPDILALLAPGGCLVLSGLLAVQADGVEAAYTSLGMPPARRRVEGEWAALIWE from the coding sequence GTGTCCGACCTTATCCGCATCAGCATCGTCATTGCCGCCGACTGCCCCGAAGACCTCGAAACCGTCGACGCCGTGCTGGCCCTTGCCGTGCCCTTCGGCTGGGAAGAGGAAAGCCTGCCCGACGGTTCCGTGCGCCTGCGCGTGCACACCGACAACCCCGCCTTCTGCGAACAATTGCTGGCCACCCTGCGCGCCGAACTGCCGCGCGCCGAAGTAACCCGCGATTCCGTGCCCGATACCGACTGGACCCTGGCCTGGCGCGACTTCTTCACGCCCGTGGCCTGCGGCACCCACTTCATGGTCATCGCCCCGTGGATGGTCGACACCACGGACCTTCAGGGCCGCATCCCCATCGTCATCGAGCCCAAGACCGCCTTCGGCACCGGGCACCATCCCACCACCGCCCTGTGTCTCGGCAGCGTTTCCGAGCTGGCCGCGTCCGGTCGGCTGCGCGCGGGCCTGCGCTTTCTCGACCTGGGCACCGGCTCCGGCATCCTCGCCATTGGCTGCGCCAAGCTGGGCCTGGCCGGCGTGGCCACCGACATCGACATGCTGGCCGTGGAAAACGCCGAGGAAAACCGCGTCATCAACGCCGTGGCCCCCGCCATCGACGTGCGCCTCGGCAGCACCGACGCCGCCCAGGGCGAACGCTACGACGTGATCCTCGCCAACATCCTTGCCCAGCCCCTGAAGGACCTTGCCCCCGACATCCTTGCCCTGCTGGCCCCCGGCGGGTGCCTCGTCCTCTCCGGCCTGCTTGCCGTGCAAGCAGACGGCGTGGAAGCCGCCTACACCAGTCTCGGCATGCCCCCCGCACGCCGCCGCGTGGAAGGCGAATGGGCCGCCCTGATTTGGGAGTAG
- a CDS encoding endonuclease III domain-containing protein, protein MRGKRERLLREMYAVMHARLGPSGWWPGETPLEVCVGAVLTQNTAWTNVTKAIQRLRDAGVLASGQALLSLPEAELAELIRPAGFFRLKAVRLRNLLRFLDDACGFDFGVLAGQELDDLRPRLLKVSGIGPETADSVLLYAVGLPTFVVDAYTRRILHRHAMVPDDIPYHELRDVFMDVLEPDVPLYNEFHALLVRVAAQWCRARAPRCADCPLCTFLDGGVA, encoded by the coding sequence ATGCGAGGGAAACGGGAACGCCTGTTGCGCGAGATGTACGCGGTCATGCACGCCAGGCTGGGGCCAAGTGGCTGGTGGCCGGGCGAGACGCCGCTGGAAGTCTGCGTGGGCGCGGTGCTGACCCAGAATACCGCGTGGACCAACGTGACAAAGGCCATCCAGCGCCTGCGGGATGCGGGCGTGCTGGCCAGCGGTCAGGCGCTGCTGTCCCTGCCCGAGGCGGAACTGGCCGAACTGATCCGCCCGGCGGGGTTCTTTCGGCTGAAGGCGGTGCGGCTGCGCAACCTGCTGCGTTTCCTGGACGATGCCTGCGGCTTCGATTTCGGGGTGCTGGCCGGGCAGGAGCTTGACGATTTGCGCCCCCGCCTGCTCAAGGTGTCGGGCATCGGGCCGGAAACGGCGGATTCCGTATTGCTGTACGCCGTGGGCCTGCCCACCTTCGTGGTGGACGCCTACACCCGGCGCATCCTGCACCGGCACGCCATGGTGCCGGACGACATTCCCTACCACGAACTGCGCGACGTGTTCATGGACGTACTGGAACCGGACGTGCCCCTGTACAACGAATTCCACGCCCTTCTGGTGCGGGTTGCCGCGCAGTGGTGCCGCGCCCGCGCGCCGCGTTGCGCCGACTGCCCCCTGTGCACTTTTCTCGACGGCGGGGTGGCCTGA
- a CDS encoding peptidoglycan DD-metalloendopeptidase family protein, producing the protein MAACGLLCLALALAGGLAAWPEPLLAATSGSIGKAGPIRPTPGDTDDDDAPARSDAAGKGAKGTPQRQDARGKAAPVGQLTTEEDIRKALEAQQVRLRARQESITKLSVQERALNTDLAMAEDRITALEAKVARQEQELSQLEAAATDVRAAYERLAAERSRTEASLSGLLQLLWPLYVRQKGVGARDLTDWRMAERDYAWTQEIYKVIGERQQELHVQETAMAEALTRREALSEQVRRQVEALGADRSKLLADKQRFRQSLSSVRQQREDAEAELADLFEMIQTLNARLEQALSRGDIEKQKGRLPWPAKGRVVRRYAPEAKPPVRGLGLSVGQGEPVRAVAYGRVVHNDTMRGFGRVVILMHGQAYYTLYAFLADSPLRLGQEVGGGQQVGTAGFYPDANGPGVYFELRFHQKAINPDAWLLSAN; encoded by the coding sequence ATGGCGGCGTGCGGCCTGTTGTGCCTTGCACTGGCGTTGGCCGGGGGGCTGGCCGCGTGGCCGGAGCCGCTGCTGGCCGCAACGTCCGGCTCCATCGGCAAGGCGGGACCGATCAGGCCAACTCCGGGCGACACGGACGATGACGATGCGCCCGCGCGTTCAGATGCGGCAGGCAAGGGGGCGAAGGGGACTCCGCAGCGCCAGGACGCGCGGGGCAAGGCCGCGCCCGTGGGGCAGCTGACCACGGAAGAAGACATCCGCAAGGCGCTGGAGGCCCAGCAGGTCCGCCTGCGCGCCCGGCAGGAGAGCATCACCAAGCTTTCGGTCCAGGAACGCGCCCTGAACACCGACCTGGCCATGGCCGAGGACCGCATTACCGCGCTGGAGGCCAAGGTGGCCCGGCAGGAGCAGGAACTTTCCCAACTGGAGGCCGCCGCCACCGACGTGCGCGCCGCCTACGAGCGGCTGGCCGCCGAGCGGTCCCGCACGGAAGCCTCGCTGTCCGGGCTGCTGCAACTGCTCTGGCCGCTGTACGTGCGCCAGAAGGGGGTGGGCGCGCGCGACCTGACCGACTGGCGCATGGCCGAGCGCGACTACGCCTGGACGCAGGAAATCTACAAGGTCATCGGCGAGCGCCAGCAGGAACTGCACGTTCAGGAAACCGCGATGGCAGAGGCCCTGACCCGGCGCGAGGCCCTGTCCGAACAGGTGCGCAGGCAGGTGGAGGCCCTGGGGGCGGACCGTTCGAAGCTGCTGGCGGACAAGCAGCGCTTCCGCCAGTCGTTGTCGTCGGTACGCCAGCAGCGCGAGGACGCCGAGGCGGAACTGGCCGACCTGTTCGAGATGATCCAGACCCTCAATGCCCGGCTGGAGCAGGCCCTGTCGCGCGGCGACATAGAGAAGCAGAAGGGCCGCCTGCCGTGGCCCGCCAAGGGCAGGGTGGTGCGCCGCTACGCGCCCGAGGCCAAGCCCCCCGTGCGCGGGCTGGGCCTTTCGGTGGGGCAGGGCGAGCCGGTGCGCGCCGTGGCCTATGGCCGCGTGGTGCACAACGACACCATGCGCGGGTTCGGACGCGTCGTCATTCTGATGCACGGGCAGGCATACTACACGCTGTACGCCTTCCTGGCCGACAGCCCGTTGCGGCTGGGGCAGGAGGTGGGCGGCGGCCAGCAGGTGGGCACCGCCGGGTTCTATCCGGACGCCAATGGCCCCGGAGTCTATTTCGAATTGCGTTTTCACCAAAAAGCCATTAACCCTGATGCGTGGCTTCTTTCAGCAAATTAG
- a CDS encoding S41 family peptidase: MRVTLWTATLLILGVLAISGGAALVPDTVGAASDEGKYDSLKRFSQVLDLVERYYVRDVPRKDLINGAVKGLLQGLDPHSTFLSVEEFKEMQESTSGEFFGIGIEISSENGQLIVVAPIEDTPAHKAGLKSGDIILAVDGVPTQDMTTQEAVSRIRGAKGTEVELSILHRDAKAPEVVRLVRDAIPLISVKSKMLEDGYHWVRLTRFSERTTGELVDALKEAGKKGMKGIILDLRNNPGGLLDQAVSVSDTFLKDGVIVSIRGRMEDASREYRAKAQPGDVSVPMVVLVNAGSASASEIVAGALRDHNRALILGERTFGKGSVQNVIPLSDGAGLKLTVALYYTPNGRSIQAEGVEPDFEVPFELPREEEKAHRLNMVREKDLNRHLENGSSGKDARPSARADDVKQALEKDNQLRMALQFVKRLPRLKDIQ, from the coding sequence ATGCGTGTGACGCTGTGGACGGCCACGCTGCTCATTCTTGGCGTGCTCGCCATTTCCGGCGGGGCGGCCTTGGTGCCCGACACCGTCGGTGCGGCGAGTGACGAGGGCAAATACGACTCGCTGAAGCGCTTCAGCCAGGTGCTCGACCTGGTGGAGCGCTATTACGTGCGCGACGTGCCCCGCAAGGATCTGATCAACGGTGCCGTCAAGGGCTTGCTGCAAGGGCTGGACCCCCATTCGACGTTCCTGTCGGTGGAGGAATTCAAGGAGATGCAGGAAAGCACCTCTGGCGAATTCTTCGGCATCGGCATCGAAATTTCCAGCGAGAACGGCCAACTCATCGTCGTTGCCCCCATCGAGGATACCCCCGCCCACAAGGCGGGCCTGAAGAGCGGCGACATCATTCTTGCCGTGGACGGCGTGCCCACCCAGGACATGACCACCCAGGAAGCGGTCAGCCGCATCCGTGGCGCCAAGGGCACCGAGGTGGAACTGTCCATCCTGCACCGCGACGCCAAGGCCCCCGAAGTGGTGCGCCTGGTGCGCGACGCCATCCCGCTCATCAGCGTCAAGTCCAAGATGCTCGAGGACGGCTACCACTGGGTGCGCCTGACCCGCTTCAGCGAACGCACCACCGGCGAACTGGTGGACGCGCTGAAGGAAGCGGGCAAGAAGGGCATGAAGGGCATCATCCTCGACCTGCGCAACAACCCCGGCGGGTTGCTGGACCAGGCCGTGAGCGTGTCCGACACCTTCCTCAAGGACGGGGTCATCGTGTCCATTCGGGGCCGCATGGAAGACGCCAGCCGCGAATACCGCGCCAAGGCCCAACCCGGCGACGTGTCCGTACCCATGGTGGTGCTGGTCAACGCCGGTTCCGCCTCGGCCTCGGAAATCGTGGCCGGTGCCCTGCGCGACCACAACCGCGCGCTGATCCTGGGCGAACGCACCTTCGGCAAGGGCTCGGTGCAGAACGTCATTCCGCTATCCGACGGCGCGGGACTGAAGCTGACCGTGGCCCTGTACTACACGCCCAATGGCCGCTCCATCCAGGCGGAAGGCGTCGAGCCCGACTTCGAGGTGCCTTTCGAACTGCCGCGTGAAGAAGAAAAGGCCCACCGCCTGAACATGGTGCGCGAAAAGGACCTGAATCGTCACCTCGAAAACGGTTCGTCGGGCAAGGACGCACGTCCTTCCGCGCGGGCAGACGACGTGAAGCAGGCCCTGGAAAAGGACAACCAGCTGCGCATGGCGTTGCAGTTCGTCAAGCGTCTGCCCCGCCTCAAGGATATCCAGTAG
- a CDS encoding divergent polysaccharide deacetylase family protein — protein MAGEKNPGKKAPRKDDAKGGAGRKPAPSGKSGKPSGASGTRRSGGKRGKPTLTPLVARAVLAICVAATLLVMLLFVFGSPMKHFTDSGARKPAVAEKSDKKPQTPQSGQKPQKGEPKRGEQAELPQLPQFPQLPQLPQTPVGDAPNGEVSTDGAKGDAAGTAGADAPQPAQPERAANGKPIPAEAREADGEVRQPVTPGNLPYEETLDAPVEAGVKQVDYALVQTVTRLGLGRDRLRLASIENRQAKGQTFHFQRMEMRLDGAPDRFVQTLKETLAAWSDTANVEQRADDLLIVTVDGLPTHEISLLLYEGTPPPVVVAPGGARLAIVIDDIGESMSSVRDLAALDYPVTFSVWPRSTHAREAAEVAHRAGREVMIHLPMEPVRYPQVKPGPGAILSGQQPQEMAALVRDAVRRVPYAVGLNNHMGSRATQNAAAMRTVCEALDGTGLFVLDSMTHQNSKLYFEAKRAGLPAYKRNVFLDVIADKRNIMFQLDKAARIAQAEGQAIAIGHPLPETVAALKEWARTRDRSVSIVTVRQLSH, from the coding sequence ATGGCAGGGGAGAAGAACCCCGGAAAGAAGGCCCCCCGCAAGGACGACGCCAAGGGGGGCGCGGGCCGCAAGCCCGCCCCATCGGGCAAATCGGGCAAGCCGTCGGGTGCATCCGGAACACGGCGTTCCGGCGGCAAGCGCGGCAAGCCCACCCTGACGCCGCTGGTGGCGCGGGCCGTGCTGGCCATCTGCGTGGCTGCCACGCTGCTGGTGATGCTGTTGTTCGTGTTCGGCTCGCCCATGAAACACTTCACGGACAGCGGCGCGCGCAAGCCCGCCGTGGCCGAGAAAAGCGACAAGAAACCGCAAACCCCGCAGTCGGGCCAGAAGCCGCAGAAGGGCGAGCCGAAACGCGGCGAGCAGGCAGAATTGCCCCAGCTTCCCCAATTTCCCCAACTGCCCCAGCTTCCGCAGACCCCGGTGGGCGATGCGCCAAACGGCGAGGTTTCGACCGATGGCGCAAAGGGGGACGCGGCGGGCACTGCCGGGGCCGATGCACCGCAGCCTGCCCAGCCCGAACGCGCGGCCAACGGCAAGCCCATTCCCGCCGAGGCGCGCGAGGCGGACGGCGAAGTCCGCCAGCCCGTGACCCCCGGCAACCTGCCCTACGAGGAAACCCTGGACGCCCCCGTGGAGGCGGGCGTGAAGCAGGTGGACTACGCCCTGGTCCAGACCGTGACCCGCCTTGGGCTTGGCCGCGACCGGCTGCGTCTGGCCTCCATAGAGAACCGCCAGGCCAAGGGCCAGACCTTCCACTTCCAGCGCATGGAAATGCGCCTGGATGGCGCGCCCGACCGCTTCGTGCAGACCCTGAAGGAAACGCTGGCCGCCTGGTCCGATACCGCCAACGTCGAGCAGCGGGCCGACGACCTGCTCATCGTCACCGTGGACGGCCTTCCCACCCACGAAATTTCGCTGCTGCTCTACGAGGGGACACCGCCCCCCGTTGTGGTGGCGCCGGGCGGGGCGCGCCTGGCCATCGTCATCGACGACATCGGTGAAAGCATGTCCTCCGTGCGCGACCTGGCCGCGCTGGACTATCCGGTGACCTTCTCCGTCTGGCCGCGCAGCACCCACGCCCGCGAGGCGGCGGAGGTTGCCCACAGGGCCGGGCGCGAGGTGATGATTCACCTGCCCATGGAGCCGGTACGCTACCCGCAGGTAAAGCCCGGCCCCGGCGCCATCCTGTCCGGCCAGCAACCGCAGGAAATGGCCGCGCTGGTGCGCGATGCAGTGCGCCGCGTGCCGTACGCCGTGGGGCTGAACAACCACATGGGCTCGCGCGCCACCCAGAACGCGGCGGCCATGCGCACCGTGTGCGAGGCGCTTGACGGCACGGGGCTGTTCGTGCTCGACAGCATGACGCACCAGAATTCGAAACTGTACTTCGAGGCGAAGCGCGCGGGACTGCCCGCCTACAAGCGGAACGTGTTCCTCGACGTCATCGCCGACAAGCGCAACATCATGTTCCAGTTGGACAAGGCGGCCCGCATCGCGCAGGCCGAGGGGCAGGCCATCGCCATTGGCCATCCCCTGCCGGAAACCGTGGCCGCCCTGAAGGAGTGGGCGCGGACGCGGGATCGCAGTGTTAGCATTGTGACCGTCCGGCAGCTTTCCCACTAG
- the ndk gene encoding nucleoside-diphosphate kinase, producing MAERTFSIIKPDAVERNLSGAILKMIQDSGLKVVAMKMIHLTRSQAEGFYAVHRERPFFDSLVTYMCSGPVVCSVLEGDNAIQRYRDLMGATNPANAAEGTIRKTYAVSIEANSVHGSDAPETAAYEIAYFFNALEMVG from the coding sequence ATGGCCGAGCGCACCTTTTCGATCATCAAGCCCGACGCCGTGGAACGCAACCTGTCCGGCGCGATCCTGAAGATGATTCAGGACAGCGGGCTGAAGGTCGTCGCCATGAAGATGATCCACCTCACCCGCAGCCAGGCCGAAGGCTTCTACGCCGTGCACCGCGAGCGTCCCTTCTTCGACAGCCTGGTCACCTACATGTGCTCCGGCCCGGTGGTCTGCTCCGTGCTGGAAGGCGACAACGCCATCCAGCGTTACCGCGACCTGATGGGCGCCACCAACCCGGCCAACGCGGCCGAAGGCACCATCCGCAAGACCTACGCCGTCAGCATAGAGGCCAATTCCGTGCACGGTTCCGACGCGCCCGAAACGGCTGCGTACGAAATCGCGTACTTCTTCAACGCTCTGGAGATGGTAGGGTAG
- the proC gene encoding pyrroline-5-carboxylate reductase, translated as MSTGGTVLGCIGCGNMGSAILRGLSGRQGLSLLGYNPTPAKVLALADVGVRAMPDAAALAAQADVVLLGVKPYLVPDVLRAIAPSLTPDKVVVSIASGVSIAAMKAAIAEAGGPECPVVRVMPNTPAMVGKGVYALCFEDPALDAPRRDLVRGLFEAIGTAIVLPESKFTAFTAVVGCGPAYVFYFMEAVTEVAVTLGFTRQDATELVKGLFSGSVALAEQSGTHLSVLREQVCSPAGNTIAAMNQLDREAVRGRIMDAVLAAYTRGLEMEK; from the coding sequence ATGAGCACTGGGGGCACCGTTCTCGGCTGCATCGGCTGCGGCAACATGGGGTCCGCCATCCTGCGCGGTCTTTCGGGCCGTCAGGGGCTTTCCCTGCTGGGGTACAATCCCACGCCCGCCAAGGTGCTTGCGCTGGCAGATGTCGGCGTGCGCGCCATGCCCGATGCCGCCGCGCTGGCCGCACAGGCCGACGTGGTGCTGCTGGGGGTGAAGCCGTACCTGGTGCCCGACGTGCTGCGCGCCATCGCGCCGTCGCTCACGCCGGACAAGGTGGTGGTGTCCATCGCCTCCGGCGTGTCCATCGCAGCCATGAAGGCTGCCATTGCGGAAGCGGGCGGCCCCGAATGCCCGGTGGTGCGCGTCATGCCCAACACCCCCGCCATGGTGGGCAAGGGCGTGTACGCGCTGTGCTTCGAAGACCCGGCACTGGATGCGCCCCGGCGCGATCTGGTGCGCGGGCTGTTCGAAGCCATAGGCACCGCCATCGTGCTGCCCGAGTCCAAGTTCACCGCCTTCACGGCGGTGGTGGGCTGCGGCCCTGCCTATGTCTTCTACTTCATGGAGGCGGTGACCGAGGTGGCCGTGACGCTGGGCTTCACCCGGCAGGACGCCACGGAACTGGTCAAGGGCCTGTTCTCCGGCTCGGTGGCCCTGGCGGAGCAGTCCGGCACGCACCTTTCGGTGCTGCGCGAACAGGTCTGCTCGCCCGCGGGCAACACCATTGCCGCCATGAACCAACTGGACCGCGAGGCCGTGCGGGGCCGCATCATGGATGCGGTGCTGGCGGCCTACACACGCGGGCTGGAAATGGAGAAGTAA
- a CDS encoding Smr/MutS family protein: MADTPDDDFDSANPFRSLNKRAFRDARAPRPAAKPAPSAPKAGARHGGGLTQPDEPLSSEDAEAFLFAMGTVQRLDAPKKPAKGTPQGHANQKPAPVAAVQEAAVQEAPAPPPVANTPTSPRTDGSQNVRPAAPASTVRAAERDKLAPGTAARLDADAGRNGFALQDQPGFRRLLEQAADAPESSGPPPAEKHPDAPSPAASATAPTGKPDAVPVTASERKEAVRLRSRQAVADHDHTPPPDEDNLFSKAMSGVRTLAGKGREVPPETAPREAAAPAVGHPLQDFMDGVVEFALEFTDEYLEGHVVGLDALTVGKLRAGQYSPEGHLDLHGMNALQAYEAMIGFMRAAYHKGMRTVLVIPGRGRNSPDGMGVLREKVQAWLTHDPFKRVVLAFCTAQPAHGGAGALYVLLRKYKKSRGKVQWDRTPTDADLFL, from the coding sequence ATGGCCGATACCCCTGACGACGATTTCGACAGCGCCAACCCCTTCCGCTCGCTGAACAAACGCGCCTTTCGCGACGCCCGCGCGCCCAGGCCCGCCGCCAAACCCGCGCCTTCCGCACCCAAGGCCGGGGCACGCCACGGCGGGGGCCTCACGCAACCGGACGAACCCCTCTCTTCCGAGGACGCAGAGGCGTTTCTGTTCGCCATGGGCACCGTGCAGCGGCTGGACGCGCCGAAAAAGCCCGCAAAGGGCACGCCGCAAGGCCATGCGAACCAGAAGCCTGCCCCTGTTGCGGCAGTGCAGGAGGCGGCAGTGCAGGAGGCGCCCGCACCTCCTCCCGTCGCCAACACACCGACGTCCCCCCGCACCGATGGCAGTCAGAACGTCCGGCCCGCCGCGCCCGCATCCACGGTGCGCGCCGCAGAGCGTGACAAACTGGCCCCCGGCACGGCTGCCCGGCTGGACGCCGACGCGGGCCGCAACGGCTTTGCGTTGCAGGATCAGCCGGGGTTCCGGCGGCTGCTGGAGCAGGCGGCTGATGCGCCTGAGAGTTCCGGGCCGCCTCCCGCCGAAAAGCATCCTGACGCCCCTTCGCCAGCCGCTTCTGCCACGGCCCCCACCGGCAAGCCCGATGCCGTGCCCGTCACCGCCTCTGAACGCAAGGAGGCGGTACGCCTGCGGTCGCGGCAGGCCGTGGCCGACCACGACCACACCCCGCCACCTGATGAGGACAACCTGTTCAGCAAGGCCATGTCCGGCGTGCGCACACTGGCGGGCAAGGGGCGCGAGGTGCCGCCGGAAACCGCCCCGCGCGAAGCCGCCGCGCCCGCCGTGGGGCACCCGCTGCAGGATTTCATGGATGGCGTGGTGGAGTTTGCGCTGGAATTCACCGACGAATACCTGGAAGGGCACGTGGTGGGGCTGGATGCGCTGACCGTGGGCAAGCTGCGCGCCGGGCAGTACAGCCCGGAAGGTCACCTGGACCTGCACGGCATGAACGCCCTGCAAGCCTACGAAGCCATGATCGGCTTCATGCGCGCGGCCTACCACAAGGGCATGCGCACCGTGCTGGTCATACCGGGCCGGGGCAGGAACTCTCCCGACGGCATGGGCGTGCTGCGCGAAAAGGTGCAGGCCTGGTTGACGCACGACCCGTTCAAGCGGGTGGTTCTGGCCTTCTGCACGGCCCAGCCCGCCCACGGCGGCGCGGGCGCACTGTACGTGCTGCTGCGCAAGTACAAGAAATCGCGCGGCAAGGTCCAGTGGGACCGCACGCCCACCGACGCCGACCTGTTCCTGTAG
- the sppA gene encoding signal peptide peptidase SppA, which produces MTITHSPRRGARILPVLVLLLACSALLVGCGARSSFFGGPDPFGEETVFGQGRNKAVLINVNGVIDNRAKSGLFRERPGMVQEVVAQLRLAAEDPDVKAVIVAIDSPGGGVTASDVLYHELMRHRERTGQKVVALMLDTAASGGYYTALAADRIVAHPSTVTGSIGVIFLRPEVAGLMDKIGVRAVVTKSGDHKDMGSPFREGTDEERALFQSMIADMNGRFQGLVRERRPASHGHEAAFADARILTARQAQAAGLVDRIGYFEDALAEAASLTGTGDLRVVTYRRDPLPGATEYATATTPAGSGRMALIDLGLPGMEAASRAGFHYLWLPEAGM; this is translated from the coding sequence ATGACCATAACGCATTCCCCGCGCCGTGGCGCGCGCATTCTTCCTGTTCTCGTACTGCTGCTGGCATGTTCCGCCCTGCTTGTCGGGTGCGGCGCGCGTTCGTCGTTCTTTGGCGGGCCAGACCCCTTCGGCGAGGAGACCGTGTTCGGCCAGGGACGGAACAAGGCCGTGCTGATCAACGTCAACGGCGTCATCGACAACCGCGCCAAGTCCGGCCTGTTCCGCGAACGGCCCGGCATGGTGCAGGAGGTCGTGGCGCAACTGCGCCTGGCCGCCGAAGACCCGGACGTGAAGGCCGTCATCGTGGCCATCGACAGCCCCGGCGGCGGCGTCACCGCCAGCGACGTGCTGTACCACGAACTGATGCGCCACCGCGAGCGCACCGGCCAGAAAGTCGTCGCGCTGATGCTGGATACCGCCGCCTCCGGCGGCTACTACACCGCGCTTGCCGCCGACCGTATCGTGGCGCATCCCTCCACGGTCACCGGCAGTATCGGCGTCATCTTCCTGCGGCCCGAGGTGGCCGGACTCATGGACAAGATCGGCGTGCGCGCCGTGGTCACCAAATCCGGCGACCACAAGGACATGGGGTCGCCCTTCCGCGAAGGTACCGACGAGGAACGCGCCCTGTTCCAGTCCATGATTGCCGACATGAATGGCCGCTTTCAGGGCCTTGTGCGCGAACGCAGGCCCGCCAGCCACGGGCACGAAGCCGCGTTCGCCGATGCGCGCATCCTCACCGCCCGCCAGGCCCAGGCCGCCGGACTGGTGGACCGCATCGGCTACTTCGAGGACGCCCTGGCCGAAGCCGCCAGCCTGACCGGCACCGGCGACCTGCGCGTGGTCACCTATCGCCGCGATCCCCTGCCCGGCGCCACCGAATACGCCACCGCCACCACCCCCGCCGGGTCCGGCCGCATGGCGCTCATCGACCTGGGCCTGCCTGGCATGGAGGCCGCCTCGCGCGCCGGGTTCCATTACCTGTGGCTGCCCGAGGCCGGGATGTAG